From the Oncorhynchus kisutch isolate 150728-3 linkage group LG27, Okis_V2, whole genome shotgun sequence genome, the window AGGCACTTACCTCGCCAAACAGTTCTCCTCAGCTGCACAGCGCAGCGAGTACATCTGCATCCGCTGGATGTAGGCACCAGCCTGGATGGAATACGGGTCTGGGACGAGGTCTGGGAGCCCTTGGGAATGATATAAGGCATTAAATATGGCTTTATAATCGCTTATAACGATTGCACCAGGAACATTTAAAATTCTACACGTGCGACAATTAGCATACTCACCATTCTGGAAATATCTGGTTCCGTATCCAGTGCCAGGAGCTGGCGCCGGGGGACGCCGCGTGCGCACTACCGGCGTTCTGCCTCTGGAGGGGTACATGTTGTAGAAAACGGAATTCCGGTGGTTTTTAAAAGGGTTCCTAGGGTCGTCCGAGACCATGTCCTCGCCGTTACTCGCTGCCTCGATCGACGTCTCAGCACTGTTATTCGGTCTGGGTAGTGGAGGAGCATCCCTGCGGTTGGGGACGACATAACCTGAGTTGGAATGTTCCATTTGTGCAGTTTGCCTGGAGATGGATGCTTCCGGCTCAGCGCGTATCTGTTGGTATTCTCCACCTGGCACAAGCACTGCCTCGCTTCCCCGGGGTGGAGAGGCATGAACCCCCGAGCGAGTATCCCCGGTAGCATCCTGAGTGACTGGCGTTCCTCTCCTCGGTATTCCGCTACCGGAGAACTCGGGGAGCAGCGCGGGGACTGATGCGTTGACTCGGTATGTGTACTCTGGAGAGTAGCGCCGTGCGCCAGGGGACCCAGCCACTCCCGCTCGGTATGGAACCGCAGGTTGCTGTCTGGCGCCTGAGTGCCGCCGAGCATTGGGCACCACGTACTGCCCATTGTCATGTCCTAGAGCTACAGATCCAGGATCTAGAACATTGTTGGTTTGGTCCCGTAAATGTTCTGCGCCTAAATTCGATTCCACTCGTCCAGATCTTATGTGAGCCACTCTGCCTTCCCGCGTTCCAGGCTGAGTCTGGCCGGTGCCATCCCTCCTAGTGCTCACGTATACCGTGGACTGGCTCCTTGGGCGCGCCAGTGGTTGATACTCTGACCCGGTGCTCATTAGACTGTACACCTGACCGTTATTCTTCCACTGAATCCTCTGCCGCCACGGCCCCACTCTCTCACGCGGTGGCTGCTGCTGTCCAGTAATAAGATGAGCCAGTCCTTGGAGGAGGTAAAATAGTAAAACCGACCATTTCGCCATAACTGTTAATTTAAACGTACTAACCCCACACTAAAACCCACTACGACATTAAACAATAGGCCTGCTCTGTGACATGTAGGCCTATTTTGCAGAGAATAGGTTAATTAAGGTGGGTGTGTGGAGTAGATCAAAGTTCTGAGGAGGAGCGCGCGCACTATCCGTTTTAATGAGTAGGCCTACGCAATATAGCCTGGCAGTTTTCTCTGCATGCGGCGCTATTGACAGTTGGAGAGAACAGGAAAATTGGAATTCTCAGACATTTTATGAAAACGGGCTAGTTTATTTACGCATGCACAGAAAGCCTGAGGTTCGAGAGAAACGCTTTAACCCTTTCCTCCCTGTGAAGTGCAGTTACACAAGgcttatactgtactgtagcttaCACAAGCATTGAGTTTACTCAGCGAACTTTACGCAGTGGTGTCGTTTGGGGTCATCTAAATAGTATCGTCATTTTTTTGTGTTTCTCATTATCAATTTGGGCAATACTTCAATAAAATGGATACAAATACAAGGAAATGTTTTATGTGTCTCTGATTTCcgcattttaatacatttggcaAATGTTTTTCGTAAAAATGATCAAATAGCTAGCTACCCATTATAAGAAAAAATTATTGGACTCAACAACATAAAAGTTTGTAATTATTGTCCCTCTCTTCTAAAGTAAGAAATATAAATTGTTCAATCTCATCACCACATGCTAAATAATGAAAATTGCTTGAGGAGAGACTAGGCCTATCTATTAAATGACTACTTCCTTGCTTTTATACACTATACCTTTCTTCAGTGAATATTGGTTGTTCAATCATAAAATAGGCCTAACCAACTTTTCTACATATATTTAATTGTGAACAACACAGTGGGCTAATATACATATCCAAGTGCTGACATTTCTAaactctctcatccctctgtctgtctgtatggacGAACAAGCCCTGGTATGGGAGAGCAGGCCATGGGGTGGCAGTATAAATCTGTGTTTGAGATACTTGTCAGGACATGCTGTCACAGAGTTTCTGTTAGGCTAGTTGCATTGAAACATTATCACAATTCGACCTTGGACATTCCATATTGCTATTCATAATACAGCGTCTAATGACACATGAAGTTAATATTGAAATAGAATCAAATCAATCACACATATTCTGTTAATTTGGCTTGAGGCAGACATACTCACTACAATGATACAGTTGATACTGGGGTCTGTGGACACATTCTTATGTGGAAAATATTTTCATATGGTAGGCTACATCAGATCAATTGAATCGAATATCTCCTACAAAATGTGATTATTGGTCAGTTGGCACCTTGGAGAGACCAGGAGAAGTCAGTGCGTGAACACATGCGTAAGGGCATTTTATAGGCTGCTGGCCCAATAGCATGCTTTCTGGCAAAATAAATCTGTTGCAAAATGTGCAGCTGAGGAGAACAGTTTGGCGAGGTAAGCTGTAGGTGTCCATGCAACTGGCTTTGTGCTCTATTTTTTCACAGTACATGTTCttcatatatcatatatatatattattcataTAAATAATTTCTGCATTATCCCATTGTCTTGTAGATTCggagtgtttaatagtcacatgtacagggttgcaggtatgattgcagggtacagtgaaaatcTTAGGATCGGAACTCCAACATGCAGGACATAAGTTAAATCAAATAATGAAAATATCAATTTAAAAAAGTGCACTATATACATCATAACAACTGCAGCAGTGGTTAATGAAAAAAATGCCCATTGTGGTGGAGGCAGAATAAagactgttgggggggggggggggggggggggggggtgaccataAGGGAAGCAGCATGACCAGTGAGGTGGTGTGGTGACCAagagaaaaaaaaaattatgttgttggggtgggggcagagtaAAAGTCCAGTAGGGGGGATATCCATATGGAGAGCAGCAGGTAAGGTAAGTGGTAAGGTAAGCAGGCAAGGTAAGTGGTGGTGTCCGcaggggcagggggggggggggggggggcaggtagcagACCAGTGGTGgctaatcagcagcctgatggtctgaaaATAGAAGCTATTGGCCAGTCTTTCAGTTTTTGCCAGGATGCTTCTGTACTGCCCGTGTCTAAGTGATCGAAGCTGGGAGAACAGGACATGGTTCAAATGGGGACAGGACGGATTTCTGCATTATCCTGATTTTTAAGAATCGCTgtcatgccttcttcaccactGTGTCCATGTGGTTAGACCATTTCAACTTCTCTGAGATGTGTATGCGAATTTGAAGTTATTGACCATCTCTTCGGCCAACACAATATCACACTCAATTCGtgcaaatatgtacaaaaagtaTTTCAGCAGATTTCGTGCATTTTTGTGTGGCTTAATTCATGTGAAACTACATTTTTGTGAGGTAAACTTCAGAACAATCTTTTGAAAGTTATTATAGCAATGCATGATGGGCAATGGTGTTCTACACACTAAAATGTATTAATGCCAATACTGTTTTCTATGCTTGTTTTCGCTTAATACTTTGGGATACTGGTGCACTTGTAGTCAGAAAGGCCATTTTTTTCGTGTAGGCCTACATGATTTTCTTCATAACACATTTCATATTTTGTTGTACCTAGATTGCACCATTTTCTTCATAATGCATTTCACACAAGGCTCCACTTTTTCATGTACATTACACAATTTCTTTCAAATGAATTTTATACAAGGCTATGTCGAATTTTATGAGGGTTGCCAGAtctgagaaaaatatattttttattaaaaaaaattgtgGGTATTGTTAAAAGTTAGGGGAATGGGGATACACTTTTATGGTGGGAAATTATAATACAcaccataatacacacacacaaacacaaactttGTTTGTAATATATTCATTTTATAGCCAACTCTTGagttttttaaatcaaatatttGTATCTAGTTGTCACATATTCATTATCTTTGTAGTTTGCATGCTTCAATAATGACTAACAGAGTTAAATAGTTGTAAATCTCTGCTTGATTTAGCTTTTGGTATATTTGGCATTTTAATAGATATTCTGTATTTCCACTGAAGAAATCAGTAATTAATCAacacactactgtaaataaatggACACTACCTGTTATAAAGCGGAAATTGTTCTCcgtaaatacagtaccagtcaaaagtttgtacacacctactcattcaaggatttttctttatttttactatttctacattgtagaataacagtgaagacatccaaactatgaaataacacatatggaatcatgtcgtaaccaaaaaagtgttaacaaatctaaatatagtttagattttagattcttcaaagtagccttgatgacagctttgcacacttttagCATTCTCTatatcagcttcacctggaatgattttccaacagtcttgaaggaggtccCGATATaggtgacccgtttcaggaaactaggcatatgtcgcaagtcacgacatcacaggagagccgtttgaacatAAACCCGTTTTTTTCAATAACAAActtttattccatctgtaaatacaaattaagttattaaattatgagcctagttggtttagccaaagaaaaagtcaggaaccttcccgctagccatgattggctgagataatgagtgggctagacatgccgagagatgagtttgcaAATGCATAGGCTGTCGAATAGAGGCTGTTGTATTAAAcatgtctccggattacatcttcaaactaaggacaaccatggcatccgtgacagagagggagaaagatctgATGATTCTAATGGGTCAGTGTGAAgcagagtgacttgacacaacgggcCAAGCAAGCTGTGCAAACTAAACGGAAACGACACAGGACGTCTTATTTAATGAAAGGGGTTGAAGTCTGCCGTGAAGCCTTCATctatgtatatgggtaagagcctagctacagtttcagatattatacgtttctaatgttgtcagaaagttgttttcgtGGCAAGTTAAATCTtgctgttagctaactagctgaaGTTcaatggctggcttgctagctaacattgaacctatttggaTAACTTTAGTTAGCTATGACAaccggtttgtattgctagtactctatggattgggattattgttaagctagctagctaacgtggggacggcagggtagccaagttgttagagtgttagactagtaaccgaaaggttgcaagttcatatccccgagctgacaaggtacaaatctgtcgttctgcccctgaacaggcagttaacccactgttcctaggccgtcattgaaaataagaatttgttcttaactgacttgccgaagggaaaaaaaacaaaaaacgttacatgtctaaacaaaagaccccaAGTTAGCAATGTTAGTTGAGGTTAGATGGCTGGCTTGCAagctaacattatgtgtatgAAATGTGTGTGGTGAAGTTATatcagaatgccattttgcatctattgtataataatactaacaaatatttgtatctggaatttgtctttcagcatcagcAGAACACTGCTGAAAtactttttgtacatatttgcacaaattgagtgtgagattgtacagtgagggaaaaaagtatttgattacctgctgattttgtacgtttgcccactgacaaagaaatgatcagtctataattttaatggtaggtttatttgaacagtgagagacagaataacaacaaaatccagaaaaactcatgtccaaaatgttataaattgatttgcattttaataagGGAaataagtatggttcccaatcagagacaacgataaacacctgcctctgtttgagaaccacttcaggcaaccatagaattttctagataaccccactataccacaatcccaatacctacaaaaaaaacaagactaaacacaccacataataaacccatgtcacaccctggcctgaccaaaataataaagaaaacacaaaatactaagaccagggcgtgacagaaccccccccccccccccaaggtgcggactcttGGCCGCACACCAAAACCCATAGGGGaaggtccgggtgggcgtctgaggggcagcttgggactgaggggcagctcgggactgagggttAGCTCGGGattgaggggtagctcgggactgaggggtagctcgggactgaggggtagctcgggactgaggggaagcacaggcaggtagttggctctggcagatcctagctggctggtggttctggcagatcctggctggctggcggttctggcagatcctggctggctggcggttccggcagatcctggctggctggcggatcctggctgactggcggatcctggctgaatggcggatctggaagatcctggctgactggcggatcctggctgactggcggctctggcggatcctggctgactggcggctctggctgctctggctgctctggctgctccatgctgactggctgctccatgctgactggcggctccatgctgactggcggctccatgctgctccatgcagactggcagctctggctgctccatgcagactggcagcgcagaacaggcgggagactccggcagcgcagaacaggcgggagactccggcagcgcagaacaggcgggagactccggcagcgcagaacaggcgggagactccggcagcgcagaacaggcgggagactccggcagcgcagaacaggcgggagactccggcagcgcagaacaggcgggagactccggcagcgcagaacaggcgggagactccggcagcgcagaacaggcgggagactccggcagcgctgtaaaggaggaaggctccggcagcgctaaacaagcgggagactccggcagcgcagaacaagcgggagactctggcagcgctgtagaggaggaaggctctggcagcgctggacaggcgaggaCAGGTACttggccgaggacacgcacaggaagcctgatgcggggagctgccaccggagggctggtgcgtggaggtggtactggatagaccggaccgtgcaggcgcactggagcaccgagcctgcccaaccttacctggctcgatgcccactctagcccggccaatacgaggagctggtatgtagcgcaccgggctatgcacccgcactggagacaccgtgcgctccacagcataacacggtgcctgcccggtctctgtagcccccggtaagcacaggaagttggcgcaggtctcctacctggcttcgacatactccctgtgtgccccccccccaatacatttttggggctgactctcgggcttccatccgcgtcgccgtgctgcctcctcataccagcgcctctctgccttCGCCGCCTCCAGCtattctttggggcggcgatattctccaggctgaacTTTAccatccaatatctcctcccatgtccagaaatccggatttcgctgctcctgctgccgctgcctgtcaccacatcgcttggtccttttgtggtgggtgattctgttacggttttcttccgtcgaaggagaggaggaccaaaatgcagcgtggtaattttgatacatgtttaataaacaaataaacacgaacaatacaaaacaagaaacgtaacgtgaaaacctaaacagcctctctggtgcaaacaaacacagagacaggaacaatcacccacgaaacactcaaagaatatggctgcctaaatatggttcccaatcagagacaacgataaacatctgcctttgattgagaaccacttcaggcaaccatagacttttctagataaccccactataccacaatcccaatacctacaaaaaaacaagactaaacacaccacataataaacccatgtcacaccctggcctgaccaaaataataaagaaaacacaaaatactaagaccagggcgtgacagccatGTTGCAAATAAGATGCATTTTTATTAGATTTTATTCTGTAAatttttccttcttttcactctgtcaattaggtaaatattgtggagtaagtacaatgttgttgatccagtcTCAGGTCCATCTACCAACAGGTCCCCTtctttgcgaagcattggaaaacctccctggtctttgtggttgaatctgtgtttgaaattcactgcacgACTGAgggacagtggtggaaaaagtacccaattgtcatacttgagtaaaagtaaagatacttgaGTCAATTTCTATTAAGGTAAAAGTGAAAGTATTTGGttataagtatcaaaagtacatgtaattgctaatatatacttaagtatctaaagtaaaagtataaatcatttcaaatacctTATAATAAGCCAACTAGATTGCTCcaaaccattttcttgttttaatttttattttacggatagccaggggcacactccaacacttagacattGATTATAAACAAaccatttgtgtttagtgagtccaccagatctgATGCAGTAGGGATGAGATAGGATGTTCtctaagtgtgtgaattagaccattttcctgtcaagctaagcattcaaaatgtaatgagtacttttgggtgtctgggaaaatgtttggagtagaaagtacattattttcttgaggaatgtagtggagtaaaagtaaaagttgtcaaaacatATAAATAGTCaattacagataccccccaaaactacttaagtagtactttcaattatttttacttaagtactttacaccactgctgagggaccttacagacaattgtatgtttggggtacagagatgaagtagtcattaAAACatgatgttaaacactattattgcgcacagaggaaagggaaaggggaatacctaATCAGTTGTATAACTGATTGCCTTAAGCTGAAATATCTTCCGCAATCAGaaaggtgcggggggctgccataatcaacatccacgagAGTGCGTCCATGCaccttattatgtgacttaagcacattttcactcctgaacttatttaggcttgccaaaacaaaggggttgaattctTATTCACTCAAGATATTACAGCTTCTAATTTTGTATTAATTTTAAACAAAGTAGAAAAACATATTTCCATTTtgacataatggggtattgtgtgtaggccaatgacaataaatctcaatttaataaatgttaaattcagactgtggaaaaagtcaaggggtgtgagtttaatcctagacacatgaaaagtgggatgtatacggagggtacgtggcaacagaagacgaacagcagaggggcgaATGATTTTGGAGATAGGGAAAGCAAACGACAGTGGCAGACAAATGTCTGGGCCGAGGGTATGCcgacctcttcctctttctccggGAAGAGCGTGGGCTGATAACCCAGGGAACACTCGAAAGGTGAGAGCTGCGGTGGCAGAGCAGGGGAGGGTGTTGCGGGCGTATTCAACCCATGTtactggctccaggtggtggggttggcggagacAAGGCAGCGAAGAGTTGTCTACAGGTCTGGATTTGCTCACTCTGACTGGCCATTGGACTGAGGTGGaacccagaggacaggctggccaacAACCCAATAATTGTGCAGAACGCTTTCCAGAAccgggacgagaactgaggaccctgGAGCGGAATGAAAGCGGACCCTGGAGAGGAATGAAatgggcggctttggaaaaccggtcCACCGCAGTCAGGAtggtggtgttgccatcagacgggggAAGACCACTGATGAAGTCCAGAGATATGTGAGACCAGGGACAgtgagggacaggcagtggttgaaggagaccagccggagcttgccgAGGAGTCTTGGTCTGCGCACAGATCGTGCAGGCGGCGACGAACGCTGAGACATCCGGAACTATGTTatgccaccaaaagcgttgccgCACAAAGGCCAGGGTCCGACCAGGGCCCAGGTGGCAGTTaagcctggaggagtgggcccactccaggcCCGAGGGGAGGACAGCGTGAGGAACAAACATTCGGTTATCTGGGCATGACCAGGTATTCGTAGTGACCGCTGGCCATGTTGAAGTCTTCCACTTGTCCCCACTTGTCCCCTCATTGAGGCCCCAGTAGTCGATGCACGGGCAcagggttttgtccttcttctcTACAAGGAAGAACCTTGTGCCGG encodes:
- the LOC109872314 gene encoding protein-lysine 6-oxidase-like yields the protein MAKWSVLLFYLLQGLAHLITGQQQPPRERVGPWRQRIQWKNNGQVYSLMSTGSEYQPLARPRSQSTVYVSTRRDGTGQTQPGTREGRVAHIRSGRVESNLGAEHLRDQTNNVLDPGSVALGHDNGQYVVPNARRHSGARQQPAVPYRAGVAGSPGARRYSPEYTYRVNASVPALLPEFSGSGIPRRGTPVTQDATGDTRSGVHASPPRGSEAVLVPGGEYQQIRAEPEASISRQTAQMEHSNSGYVVPNRRDAPPLPRPNNSAETSIEAASNGEDMVSDDPRNPFKNHRNSVFYNMYPSRGRTPVVRTRRPPAPAPGTGYGTRYFQNGLPDLVPDPYSIQAGAYIQRMQMYSLRCAAEENCLARSASTARDIDYRVLLRFPQKVKNQGTTDFLPVKPRHQWEWHSCHQHYHSMDAFSNYDLLEVTTGRKVAEGHKASFCLEDTGCDAGFRRRYACTAHTQGLSPGCHDTYAANIDCQWIDITDVPTGNYVLRVTVNPSYHVQESDYSNNVVRCDVTYTGTQVQTRNCRLTRG